From a single Candidatus Omnitrophota bacterium genomic region:
- a CDS encoding phosphoglucomutase/phosphomannomutase family protein: MKRAEESKIKFGTDGWRGLIAEDFTFENVRIVAQACADYFNKEFKSPRRIIVGYDTRFISDKFAQAVAEVLAANGIKTYLSDRPSPTPTTSYNIRLLGLNGGIIITASHNPGRFSGLKIKTPFGSPADQTVTHKVEAFLYKNKVKIISLDEAVRTKKIEVINPMPKYLDAVRKYLDLDLLKNCGLKVVAEAMHGAGNSYHAAVLKGTKVKIDIINAELNPTFEGLKPEPLPHNMPKLMEIMKKGRYDIGLATDGDADRVGAVAPGGRFINPGEIMCLIALHFIENRRWRGALVKNIAGPMLMNKIAKHYNLKFFETPVGFKHIAKLMQRENVLVGGEESGGIGVKNYIPERDGILTGLLLVEMMQQEKKPILELIENMEKKFGKFRYHRQDVEIPLKTREKVVKALFSKLQGEVPHQRGKGTGKIFKRKVVDIKTYDGLKFIFDDESWLLIRPSGTEPILRVYSEAHTDKEAKDLIAIVDRMSKTIK; the protein is encoded by the coding sequence CATTTGAGAATGTGCGGATAGTCGCGCAGGCGTGCGCAGATTATTTCAATAAGGAATTCAAGTCGCCGCGCCGTATTATAGTCGGCTACGATACCCGTTTCATATCCGATAAATTCGCACAGGCCGTCGCAGAGGTATTGGCCGCCAACGGCATAAAGACATATCTCTCCGACAGGCCATCGCCTACGCCGACGACAAGCTACAATATAAGGCTGCTGGGTTTGAACGGAGGGATCATCATCACCGCGAGCCATAACCCGGGAAGGTTCAGCGGGCTCAAGATAAAGACGCCGTTCGGCTCTCCTGCGGACCAGACCGTGACCCATAAGGTCGAGGCCTTCCTATACAAGAATAAGGTAAAGATCATATCGCTCGATGAGGCCGTCAGGACAAAGAAGATCGAGGTGATAAACCCGATGCCGAAATATCTCGACGCGGTCCGGAAGTATCTCGACCTCGACCTTTTGAAGAACTGCGGCCTCAAAGTGGTGGCTGAGGCGATGCACGGGGCAGGGAACAGCTATCACGCGGCCGTCTTAAAAGGCACTAAGGTAAAAATAGATATTATCAATGCCGAGCTGAACCCCACATTCGAAGGGTTAAAGCCCGAGCCGCTGCCGCATAACATGCCGAAGCTGATGGAGATAATGAAGAAGGGCAGATACGATATAGGCCTGGCCACCGACGGCGACGCGGACAGGGTAGGCGCGGTCGCCCCGGGCGGAAGGTTCATCAACCCGGGAGAGATTATGTGCCTCATCGCCCTGCATTTCATAGAGAACAGGCGTTGGAGAGGGGCGCTCGTCAAGAATATCGCGGGTCCGATGCTCATGAACAAGATAGCCAAGCATTACAACCTGAAATTCTTCGAGACGCCTGTCGGCTTCAAGCACATCGCTAAACTGATGCAGCGCGAGAACGTGCTGGTCGGTGGCGAGGAATCCGGCGGCATAGGCGTAAAGAATTACATCCCGGAAAGGGATGGTATATTGACCGGGCTCTTGCTCGTCGAGATGATGCAGCAGGAGAAGAAGCCCATACTCGAACTTATAGAAAATATGGAAAAGAAGTTCGGCAAATTCAGGTATCACAGGCAGGACGTCGAGATACCGCTTAAGACCAGGGAAAAAGTTGTCAAGGCCCTCTTCTCGAAACTGCAGGGCGAAGTCCCGCATCAGCGGGGAAAAGGCACAGGGAAGATATTCAAGCGCAAGGTCGTCGACATAAAGACCTACGACGGCCTGAAATTCATATTCGACGACGAGAGTTGGCTCCTGATAAGGCCTTCGGGCACCGAGCCTATACTCAGGGTATACAGCGAGGCTCATACCGACAAGGAAGCCAAGGACCTCATTGCCATAGTCGACAGGATGTCCAAGACGATCAAATAA